A genome region from Cutaneotrichosporon cavernicola HIS019 DNA, chromosome: 5 includes the following:
- the RPL6 gene encoding uncharacterized protein (Belongs to the eukaryotic ribosomal protein eL6 family), whose product MARSTPISRHVGRLSRSQVAAKRGLFKGKKTTAAPKKAEAPTTVEKTVGGKANGEKRVIPTNKASKYYPTEDVRKPKQARKLAAKAGLRASITPGTVLILLAGRFSGRRVVFLKQLDSGLLLVTGPFKLNGVPLRRVSQAYVIATSTKVDVAGLKVPESVNDAYFVKAKSAKSTKEGEFFGEKGEKKAFPEDKKSEQKTVDAPVLEAVKKVDNLAKYLKASWGLSKSDRFHELKF is encoded by the exons atgGCCCGCTCTACCCCGATCTCGCGCCACGTCGGCCGCctgtcgcgctcgcagGTCGCCGCTAAGCGTGGTCTCTTCAAGG GCAAGAAGACCACCGCTGCCCCCAAGAAGGCTGAGGCCCCCACCACCGTCGAGAAGACTGTTGGCGGCAAGGCCAACGGCGAGAAGCGTGTGATCCCCACCAACAAGGCGTCCAAGTACTACCCCACCGAGGACGTCCGCAAGCCCAAGCAGGCTcgcaagctcgccgccaaggccggtCTCCGTGCCTCGATCACCCCCGGcaccgtcctcatcctccttgCCGGCCGCTTCTCGGGCCGTCGTGTTGTCTtcctcaagcagctcgactcgggtctcctcctcgtcaccggcCCCTTCAA gctTAACGGTGTTCCCCTCCGCCGCGTCTCGCAGGCGTACGTCATCGCCACCTCGaccaaggtcgacgtcgcgggCCTCAAGGTCCCCGAGTCGGTCAACGACGCCTACttcgtcaaggccaagtcggccaagtcgaccaaggagggcgagttcttcggcgagaagggcgagaagaaggctttccccgaggacaagaagTCTGAGCAGAAGACCGTTGACGcccccgtcctcgaggccgtcaagaaggtcgacaacctcgccaagtACCTCAAGGCGTCGTGGGGTCTCTCCAAGAGCGACCGCTTCCACGAGCTCAAGTTCTAA
- a CDS encoding uncharacterized protein (Lysine methyltransferase) produces the protein MPLCQSSIDTWSASGEGKNGGASVFARPLAWGDKAELDEFRPFTHILMCDLVYFPHLYPPLLRTLLEVTEPEAGEMPPSDVFGPEIILAWKSRSLGLEESFFDSFARYFRMEPVMGFTGDAKLFLCRRWRVTEEWRLPELSRVMNGAPGVIVGRSFGLAESLFAEMEWD, from the exons ATGCCCCTCTGCCAGAGCAGTATCGATACGTGGTCCGCTTCGGGAGAGGGCAAGAACGGTGGTGCGTCCGTGTTCGCGCGTCCATTAGCGTGGGGCGACAAGGCGGAATTGGACGAGTTTAGGCCATTCACCCACATCCTCATGTGTGATCTC GTATATTTCCCACACCTATACCCGCCCCTCCTGAGGACTCTGTTGGAGGTTACGGAACCCGAGGCTGGTGAGATGCCGCCCTCGGACGTGTTTGGGCCCGAGATCATCCTTGCTT GGAAGTCGCGTTCGCTCGGACTTGAAGAGAGTTTCTTTGATTCGTTTGCGCGGTATTTCCGCATGGAACCTGTCATGGGGTTTACTGGTGACGCCAAGCTTTTCCTCTGTCGTCGGTGGCGGGTTACAGAGGAGTGGCGGCTGCCTGAGTTGAGCCGCGTCATGAATGGCGCCCCGGGCGTCATTGTCGGGCGCAGCTTTGGGCTCGCCGAGAGCCTGTTCGCCGAGATGGAGTGGGACTAG
- the PPG1 gene encoding uncharacterized protein (Protein phosphatase 2A homologues, catalytic domain) — protein sequence MAPFDLDACIDRLRDKQLLGEALLREICEKTKEVLMRESNVVHVSSPVTVVGDIHGQFHDLIEIFRIGGPAPNTNYLFLGDYVDRGLHSVETISLLTCLKLRYPERIQLIRGNHESRAVTQTYGFYLECTRKYGSPTVWQYFTDMFDFLTLSVVIDDAIFCVHGGLSPSIHHIDQIKVIDRFREIPHEGPMADLVWSDPDPGKEDFAISPRGAGYTFGSSIVKKFLTLNGMNHVLRAHQLCMEGYSVQFDDQLSTVWSAPNYCYRCGNMASILEVSPGGQRFFNVFDAAPENERDGPAQQQQQARAIEYFL from the exons ATGGCACCcttcgacctcgatgcGTGCATCGACCGCCTGCGTGACAAgcagctgctcggcgaggcgctgctgCGCGAGATCTGCGAAAAGACAAAAGAGGTGCTCATGCGCGAGAGTAATGTCGTGCACGTGAGCTCACCAGTTACGGTCGTGGGCGACATCCACGGCCAGTTCCACGACCTCATTGAGATCTTCCGTATCGGCGGACCTGCGCCCAATACAAACTACCTCTTCCTTG GCGACTATGTTGACCGCGGGTTGCATTCGGTCGAGACGATCTCGCTACTCACATGCCTCAAGTTGCGGTATCCAGAACGTATCCAGCTCATCCGAGGGAATCACGAGAGCCGCGCAGTCACACAG ACATATGGCTTCTATCTCGAGTGTACCCGCAAGTACGGATCGCCAACGGTGTGGCAGTATTTCACCGACATGTTCGACTTCCTCACGCTGTCGGTCGTGATTGACGACGCCATCTTCTGCGTGCACGGCGGCTTGAGTCCCAGTATCCACCACATCGACCAGATCAAGGTCATCGACCGCTTCCGTGAGATTCCGCACGAGGGGCCCATGGCCGACCTGGTGTGGTCTGATCCTGACCCAGGGAAGGAAGACTTTGCCATCTCGCCAAG AGGAGCCGGGTACACGTTCGGTAGTTCGATCGTCAAAAAGttcctcaccctcaacgGGATGAACCACGTGCTGCGCGCACATCAGCTCTGCATGGAGGGCTACTCTGTTCAGTTTGACGACCAGCTGAGTACGGTGTGGAGCGCGCCAAACTATTGCTACCG atgTGGGAACATGGCGAGTATCTTAGAGGTGTCGCCAGGAGGGCAGCGATTCTTCAACGTGTTTGACGCGGCACCCGAGAACGAGCGCGATGGACCAGcacagcagcaacagcaggCAAGA GCGATAGAGTATTTCTTATAG
- the SRP54 gene encoding uncharacterized protein (Binds to the signal sequence of presecretory protein when they emerge from the ribosomes and transfers them to TRAM (translocating chain-associating membrane protein)): MVLADLGARLNGALSQFSRSSSIDEAAIDALLKELCAALLESDVNVKLVASLRSKVKAKVKRSLEEAEKAGGREVNKKNVVQKAVYDELVALVDPGTEPYKPVKGKVNVIMAVGIQGAGKTTTCTKLAVHYQRRGFRTCLVCADTFRAGAFDQLKQNATKAKIPFYGSYTETDPVAIASLGVEKFRKERFDVIIVDTSGRHKQESELFEEMVAISAAVKPSMTVMVLDASIGQAAESQSRAFKDSADFGAIIVTKLDGHAKGGGAISAVAATKTPIIFLGTGEHLNDLERFAPQPFVSKLLGMGDLQGLMEHMQDMALANPDRQKDLAKKLEQGKFSIRDWREQLSTIMGMGSLSKIASMIPGMPQGMMEGNEDEAAAKLKRMIFITDAMRTDELDSDGLIFFTFDKGGNPTGLNKRARRVARGSGTSVREVEELLAQARMMAGMARQAGGKNGWMNAMQKMQGAMGGKPLGPNGQPSPAQIEAMRKAMPPELMRKLRAAGPQGAQKMLQDMMGGMGGADGAGGAPGGMDMGSMMRNMMGGGGGGMPNMAEMQEAMKSMGGMGGMPGMGGGGMPDMSQMMKMMGGMGGGR, from the exons ATGgtgctcgccgacctcgggGCGCGCCTAAATGGCGCCCTCAGCCAGTTTTCCCGCTCTTCAagcatcgacgaggcg GCTATCGATGCgctcctcaaggagctGTGTGCCGCGCTGCTCGAGTCGGACGTCAACGTCAAGCTCGTAGCGTCGCTTCGGAGCAAGGTCAAGGCTAAG gtAAAGCGCAGCCTCGAGGAAGCGGAGAAGGCGGGCGGACGCGAAGTGAACAAGAAGAATGTCGTGCAGAAG GCCGTTTatgatgagctcgtcgcgctaGTCGACCCCGGGACAGAGCCATACAAGCCcgtcaagggcaaggtGAACGTGATCATGGCCGTCGGTATCCAGGGTGCGGGTaagacgacgacctgcACCAAGCTCGCGGTGCACTACCAGCGGCGCGGGTTCCGGACGTGTCTCGTGTGCGCGGATACGTTCCGTGCCGGTGCGTTTGACCAGCTCAAGCAGAACGCCACCAAGGCTAAGATTCCCTTTTACGGCTCGTACACTGAGACCGACCCCGTCGCGATCGCGTCGTTGGGTGTGGAGAAGTTCCGCAAGGAGCGGTTCGACGTGATCATTGTCGACACGTCAGGACGACACAAGCAGGAGAGCGAGCTGTTTGAGGAGATGGTGGCCATCTCAGCCGCCGTCAAGCCCAGCATGACAGTCATGGTGTTGGATGCGAGTATCGGTCAGGCGGCAGAGAGCCAGAGCCGCGCGTTCAAGGACAGCGCCGACTTTGGTGCCATTATCGTCACGAAGCTCGATGGCCACGCCAAGGGCGGTGGTGCAATCTCGGCCGTCGCAGCCACTAAGACGCCCATCATCTTCCTCGGTACCGGCGAGCACTTGAACGATTTGGAGCGTTTTGCGCCTCAGCCGTTCGTGAGCAAGCTACTCGGGATGGGCGACCTCCAGGGCCTCATGGAGCACATGCAGGACATGGCActcgccaaccccgaccGGCAGAAGGACTTGGCCAAGAAGCTCGAGCAGGGCAAGTTTAGCATCCGCGACTGGCGCGAGCAGCTCAGCACCATCATGGGCATGGGCTCGCTATCCAAGATTGCGAGCATGATTCCCGGCATGCCGCAGGGCATGATGGAGGGTaatgaggacgaggcggcggccaagctcaagcgcaTGATTTTCATCACGGACGCCATGCGGACCGACGAGCTGGATTCCGATGGGCTCATTTTC TTTACGTTCGACAAGGGCGGAAATCCGACTGGACTGAAcaagcgcgcgcgtcgtgTCGCCCGCGGAAGCGGTACCAgcgtgcgcgaggtcgaggagctgcttGCGCAAGCCCGCATGATGGCCGGTATGGCGCGGCAGGCGGGCGGCAAGAACGGGTGGATGAACGCCATGCAGAAGATGCAGGGCGCGATGGGTGGCAAGCCTCTCGGCCCGAACGGACAGCCGTCGCCAGCCCAGATCGAGGCGATGCGCAAGGCCATGCCGCCTGAGCTTATGCGCAAGCTCCGCGCCGCTGGACCGCAGGGCGCCCAGAAGATGCTCCAGGACATGATGGGGGGTATGGGCGGTGCTGatggcgcgggcggcgctCCGGGTGGTATGGACATGGGCTCGATGATGCGCAACATgatgggcggcggtggcggtggcatGCCCAACATGGCTGAGATGCAGG AGGCAATGAAGTCAATGGGTGGGATGGGTGGGATGCCaggcatgggcggcggcggcatgCCCGACATGTCGCAGATGATGAAGATgatgggcggcatgggcggcgggcgctAA
- the CDC11 gene encoding uncharacterized protein (Belongs to the TRAFAC class TrmE-Era-EngA-EngB-Septin- like GTPase superfamily. Septin GTPase family), with amino-acid sequence MAYRASRGRKQAKKGVQLTIMVVGASGTGRTTFVNTLVEEPLLKHRYQELLRDPENPRSEIDPVVAEQVAAEAHIERQIQIKPVNFELEEDGVRIALTVVDTPGFGEGIDNENNFQEICAYLERQYDDILAEESRIKRNPRFRDNRIHALLYFIQPTGHALREMDIELMRRLSPRVNVLPVIGKADSLTPSELKTFKKRIMEDIEYYNIPVYNFPYDPEEDDEETISDNRELRGLLPFAIVGAEEEIMIGGEAVRGRRYPWGIVEVDNPDHSDFGRLRSALLGSHLTDLKEITHDFLYENYRTEKLSRSVGGDAAADTALLPEDMANQSVRLKEEQLRREEEKLREIELKVQREIQIKRQELLAKEDSLKVLEARLAQQNSSGYE; translated from the exons ATGGCCTACCGCGCGTCGCGAGGAAGGAAGCAAGCCAAGAAGGGCGTCCAGCTCACCATCATGGTAGTTG GCGCGTCCGGCACTGGCCGCACGACCTTTGTCAACACTCTTGTTGAGGAGCCGCTCCTCAAGCACCGGTACCAGGAGCTCCTCCGTGACCCCGAGAACCCCCGCTCGGAGATCGACCCCGTTGTCGCCGAGCAGGTCGCTGCCGAGGCTCACATTGAGCGCCAGATCCAGATCAAGCCCGTCAACtttgagcttgaggaggacggtgTCCGCATCGCCCTGACCGTCGTCGACACGCCCGGCTTTGGCGAGGGCATTGACAACGAAAACAA CTTCCAGGAGATTTGCGCCTACCTTGAGCGCCAGTACGATGACATTCTCGCCGAGGAGTCGCGTATCAAGCGTAACCCCCGCTTCCGTGACAACCGTATTCACGCACTTCTCTACTTTATCCAGCCCACCGGCCACGCGCTCCGTGAGATGGACATTGAGCTCATGCGCCGCCTCTCGCCTCGCGTCAACGTCCTCCCGGTTATCGGAAAGGCCGACTCGCTCACGCCCTCGGAGCTCAAGACGTTCAAGAAGCGC ATTATGGAGGACATTGAGTACTACAATATCCCCGTGTACAACTTCCCGTACGAcccggaggaggacgacgaggagactATCTCGGACAACCGCGAGCTCCGcggcctccttcccttcgccatcgtcggtgccgaggaggagatcatgatcggcggcgaggccgtccgcggccgccgctaCCCCTGGGGCATTGTCGAGGTTGATAACCCGGACCACTCGGACTTTGGCCGCCTCCGCTCGGCGCTCCTTGGCTCGCACCTCACAGACCTCAAGGAGATCACCCACGACTTCCTCTACGAGAACTACCGTACCGAGAAGCTCTCGCGCTCGGTCGGTGGGGACGC CGCTGCGGACacggccctcctccccgagGACATGGCCAACCAGTCTGTCcgcctcaaggaggagcagctccgccgcgaggaggagaagctcCGCGAGATCGAACTCAAGGTCCAGCGCGAGATCCAGATCAAGCGCCAGGAGCTGCttgccaaggaggacagcctcaaggtcctcgaggctcGTCTTGCGCAGCAGAACTCTTCCGGATACGAGTag
- the COG3 gene encoding uncharacterized protein (Sec34-like family), whose translation MSRPATPGGFNLRRTPLPQSGAASRAGTPLAAKHVISLGDWEARAPLSDDEVQSITLIKERFSERPLPDKFSQADGSRPGTPRNRQVERIVHSRAGSASAPPTSPGTPVPSGLSQDALHQLAIVTPQQFHDHFAALALSAEHEQDSLYREHLAEISGLREKCDGLIELLREGEGEVGDMLKALEYVEERSESLRGACEDLLEEQTHLLTHTSELAHRLGYFTFLDTAQRMLNNPGNELVLHPDFLPMVQRLDECISYLGENRDFKDAELYLIRYQQCMTRSMTLIRLHFVAAIKALGMEIGRRVSDKSLSETVRRGLVYNRFSSLSASLRPLIAELEQRISANKDELPLILADCHTAYVSVRQALIGPRVAEEIARLDPMHSELVDLTRAGCSYLKQTCQDEFELFKQIFLSGEAQLYGFLEGLCDHLYDHIRPRILHEPSLTVLQEVCTVLQALMVQDIGDDDDDDEVLIFTPSSAGFASPMMDRDDYFGGLSPTSPKLSLRRMSSAVSGTRGGSHAQTPVPRRRRKPLTRLHTEILLKMVLQDAQTRLVFRAQALIQSDVQYYAAKPGDLDYPEKLQSEPAGQPLVRRTVNLSLDDDDDDEPAFLSLPPPDGQETWYPTLRTTLSVLSSLYTHIDEVVFVDLAQEAVLTCRRSLSAAADIIGAKKDKGVDGRLFLVRHLLILKEMTGGLDLGRASRHRDWHGMTDFLRALMENVSSLVGYGRGTPRGDFAPDAKTDLDKELKRACEDLIERCTQAATAPLRAFIDRCTGHLSSHRGKLAEQEWAKPAAVAAVHDEFRKTAEDELLRWQRELMMYLQDEETVRVLVPPAQLSIVDTYRHFHDLVRSEYDFSTAAALSTPSAVSAQLEAPLRG comes from the exons ATGTCCCGCCCAGCAACTCCGGGCGGGTTCAACCTCCGCCGCACTCCCCTCCCACAAAGTGGAGCAGCTTCGCGAGCAGGTACACCACTCGCGGCCAAGCACGTCATCTCGCTAGGAGATTGggaggcgcgcgcaccTCTCTCGGACGATGAGGTCCAGAGCATCACCCTCATCAAGGAGCGCTTCAGCGAACGCCCATTACCCGACAAG ttcTCCCAAGCTGATGGGTCACGGCCCGGGACCCCACGCAATAGGCAGGTCGAGCGGATAGTGCACTCGCGGGCTGGGAGTGCGAGCGCCCCACCCACTTCGCCTGGCACACCAGTGCCGTCGGGGCTGTCACAAGATGCGCTGCATCAGCTCGCCATCGTTACACCCCAGCAGTTCCACGACCACTTTGCGGCGCTGGCACTATCCGCAGAACACGAGCAAGACAGCCTGTATCGGGAACACCTGGCAGAGATATCGGGACTAAGGGAGAAATGCGATGGGCTCATCGAGCTGCTtcgcgagggcgagggcgaggtcggcgataTGCTCAAGGCCCTCGAgtacgtcgaggagcgcagcGAGAGCCTGCGCGGCGCCTGCGAGGATCTGTTGGAGGAACAG ACGCACCTCTTGACGCACACGTCAGAGCTTGCGCACCGGTTGGGATACTTCACCTTCCTTGACACGGCGCAGCGCATGCTCAACAATCCCGGCAACGAGCTGGTGCTGCACCCCGACTTCTTGCCAATGGTGCAGCGCCTGGACGAGTGCATCAGCTACCTTGGAGAGAAT CGCGACTTCAAGGATGCTGAGCTGTACCTCATCCGCTATCAACAGTGCATGACGCGGAGCATGACTCTCATCCGTCTCCACTTTGTCGCGGCCATCAAGGCCCTCGGTATGGAGATCGGGAGGCGCGTGTCAGACAAGTCGCTATCCGAGACAGTCAGGCGCGGCCTCGTCTACAACCGCTTTtcgtcgctgtcggcaTCCTTGCGGCCGCTcattgccgagctcgagcaaCGCATCAGTGCgaacaaggacgagctACCACTCATCCTGGCGGATTGCCACACCGCTTACGTCTCGGTACGACAAGCGTTGATCGGCCCACGCGTCGCAGAGGAAATAGCAAGACTCGACCCAATGCAcagcgagctcgtcgacctcacTCGCGCCGGATGCAGCTACTTGAAGCAGACGTGCCaggacgagtttgagctTTTCAAGCAGATTTTCCTCTCGGGCGAGGCGCAGTTGTACGGCTTCCTCGAGGGTCTCTGCGATCACCTGTATGACCACATCAGGCCACGCATCCTGCACGAGCCGTCCCTCACCGTCCTCCAAGAGGTCTGCACTGTGCTACAGGCCTTGATGGTGCAGGACATcggcgatgacgatgacgatgacgaggttcTCATCTTTACCCCTTCCTCAGCCGGGTTTGCCTCTCCGATGATGGACCGCGACGATTACTTCGGCGGCCTCTCGCCAACCAGCCCGAAGCTGAGTCTGCGCCGCATGAGCTCCGCCGTTTCTGGCACACGAGGTGGCTCGCATGCGCAGACGCCCGTaccgcgcaggcgcaggaaGCCGCTCACGAGGCTACACACTGAGATCCTCCTCAAAATGGTTCTGCAGGACGCGCAGACGCGTCTCGTCTTCCGTGCCCAGGCCCTCATCCAGTCCGACGTGCAGTACTACGCTGCGAAGCCCGGCGATCTCGACTACCCCGAAAAGCTTCAGTCAGAAC CTGCTGGTCAGCCTCTTGTCCGCAGAACGGTCAACCtgtcgctcgacgacgacgacgacgacgagcccgcGTTCTTATCCTTGCCGCCACCAGACGGGCAGGAGACGTGGTACCCCACATTACGGACGACGCTCTCTGTGCTGTCGTCTCTCTACACGCACATTGAC GAGGTCGTGTTCGTGGATCTCGCCCAGGAGGCGGTGTTGACTTGCCGCCGTTCGTTgtcagcagcagcagacATCATAGGtgccaagaaggacaaAGGAGTGGACGGGCGTCTGTTCCTCGTGAGACATCTCCTTATATTGAAGGAGATGACGGGGGGTTTAGATCTCGGCAGGGCGAGCCGCCACCGCGACTGGCATGGGATGACCGACTTCCTCCGAGCGCTCATGGAGAACGTCTCGTCTCTTGTTGGATACGGGCGAGGGACGCCCCGTGGCGACTTTGCGCCAGACGCAAAGACG GATCTCGACAAGGAACTGAAGCGCGCGTGCGAGGATCTCATCGAGCGTTGTACCCAggccgcgaccgcgccCTTGCGCGCGTTCATAGACCGGTGCACCGGACATCTGTCAAGTCACCGTGGTAAGCTCGCGGAGCAGGAGTGGGccaagcccgccgccgtggcTGCCGTTCACGACGAGTTTCGCaagacggccgaggacgagctgctgcgttggcagcgcgagctcaTGATGTACCtccaggacgaggagactGTGCGGGTGCTCGTCCCACCAGCGCAGCTCAGCATTGTTGACACATATCGTCACTTCCACGATCTCGTGCGGTCAGAGTACGACTTTTCGACTGCGGCTGCGCTGAGTACACCGTCGGCTGTTtccgcgcagctcgaggcgccACTGCGTGGCTAG